In Aeromicrobium marinum DSM 15272, one genomic interval encodes:
- a CDS encoding alpha/beta hydrolase yields the protein MSSEAVTVRPGAEAFAADGGSLGFLLSHGFTGSPASMRPWGEHLAARGHTVRVPRLPGHGTSWQQLNRTGWQDWYATVDAELTDLRSRCDHVVVAGLSMGGCLVTRLAQQRPDDIDALVLVNPAVASRRFDVKLVPVLQHLLPSMPGIGNDIKKPGTDEYGYDRTPLKALASMMQMWKDVRPNLDRVQAPLLYFRSEEDHVVDDLTRDLVLAGVSSGVVESVSLTDSYHVATLDHDAELIFERTDAFVAEHVVRDV from the coding sequence ATGAGCAGCGAAGCCGTGACCGTCCGTCCAGGCGCCGAGGCCTTTGCCGCGGACGGCGGGTCCCTGGGCTTCCTGCTGAGCCACGGGTTCACGGGATCTCCGGCGTCGATGCGCCCCTGGGGCGAGCATCTCGCCGCGCGCGGACACACCGTCCGGGTGCCGCGGCTGCCGGGCCACGGCACGTCCTGGCAGCAGCTGAACCGCACCGGGTGGCAGGACTGGTACGCCACGGTGGACGCCGAGCTGACCGACCTGCGGTCGCGGTGCGACCACGTGGTGGTCGCCGGCCTGTCGATGGGCGGCTGCCTCGTGACCCGTCTGGCGCAGCAACGGCCGGACGACATCGACGCGCTCGTGCTGGTCAACCCGGCGGTCGCCTCGCGACGGTTCGACGTCAAGCTCGTGCCGGTGCTGCAGCACCTCCTGCCGTCCATGCCGGGCATCGGCAACGACATCAAGAAGCCCGGCACCGACGAGTACGGCTACGACCGGACCCCGCTGAAGGCGCTGGCCTCCATGATGCAGATGTGGAAGGACGTGCGACCGAACCTCGACCGGGTGCAGGCACCGCTGCTGTACTTCCGGTCCGAGGAGGACCACGTCGTCGACGACCTCACCCGCGACCTCGTGCTCGCCGGGGTCTCCTCCGGAGTCGTCGAGAGCGTGTCGCTCACCGACAGCTACCACGTCGCGACCCTCGACCACGATGCCGAGCTCATCTTCGAACGCACCGACGCCTTCGTGGCCGAGCACGTCGTCCGCGATGTCTGA
- a CDS encoding DUF427 domain-containing protein translates to MTDRPAEDVWQYPRPPAVEPSDELVVVELGGSEIVRTSRALRVLETSHPPTYYLPLADVAPGVLHPVGGTTWCEWKGSADYFDVVAGGRTVPAGAWTYPSPTPAFAALTGHLALYPGRMDRCTVDGEVVQAQEGDFYGGWITSRVRGPFKGAPGTLGW, encoded by the coding sequence GTGACCGACCGGCCGGCGGAGGACGTCTGGCAGTATCCGCGCCCGCCGGCCGTCGAGCCGAGCGACGAGCTGGTGGTCGTGGAGCTGGGAGGCAGCGAGATCGTCCGCACCAGCCGCGCGTTGCGGGTGCTCGAGACCAGCCACCCGCCGACGTACTACCTGCCGCTGGCCGACGTGGCCCCGGGCGTCCTGCATCCGGTCGGCGGCACCACCTGGTGCGAGTGGAAGGGCAGCGCCGACTACTTCGACGTCGTCGCCGGGGGCCGGACGGTCCCGGCCGGTGCCTGGACCTATCCGTCGCCCACCCCGGCCTTCGCCGCGCTCACGGGTCACCTGGCGTTGTACCCCGGCCGGATGGATCGGTGCACCGTCGACGGCGAGGTCGTGCAGGCGCAGGAGGGGGACTTCTACGGCGGCTGGATCACCTCGCGGGTGCGAGGTCCGTTCAAGGGGGCGCCGGGCACGCTGGGTTGGTGA
- a CDS encoding ROK family glucokinase, with protein sequence MADKLAIGIDIGGTKIAAGVVDEDGLILARVRRDTPTTDAAEVLDAITEIATELRADHLVRSIGIGAAGFIDASQSTVLFSPHLAWRNEPLRDRVSRRTGLPVLVDNDANASGWAEWRFGAAQNEPDVVAITLGTGIGGALVIDGQPYRGGHGIAGEFGHMQVEPDGRPCECGNRGCWEQYASGRVLSRRAAAEVGGGSPLGRRLVELAVGEGLAPHQVDGTHVTRLARAGDATAREWIAEVGQWLGVGIANLAAALDPGIFVIGGGVSDADDLLLLPARAAYSAALTGRGYRAEARVVKAHLGADAGLVGAADMARITARRRRPAHPAARARVRAAARSGRSPRRRR encoded by the coding sequence GTGGCCGACAAGCTGGCGATCGGGATCGACATCGGGGGCACCAAGATCGCCGCCGGCGTCGTCGACGAGGACGGTCTGATCCTCGCCCGGGTCCGCAGGGACACCCCCACCACCGATGCCGCCGAGGTGCTCGACGCGATCACCGAGATCGCCACCGAGCTGCGGGCTGACCACCTGGTGAGGTCGATCGGCATCGGTGCGGCCGGCTTCATCGATGCCTCGCAGTCGACCGTGCTGTTCTCACCCCACCTGGCCTGGCGCAACGAACCCCTGCGCGACCGGGTGTCGCGCCGTACCGGGCTCCCGGTCCTCGTCGACAACGACGCCAACGCCAGCGGGTGGGCCGAGTGGCGCTTCGGTGCCGCGCAGAACGAGCCCGACGTCGTCGCCATCACCCTCGGCACCGGCATCGGCGGAGCGCTCGTCATCGACGGCCAGCCGTACCGCGGCGGCCACGGGATCGCGGGGGAGTTCGGCCACATGCAGGTGGAACCGGACGGGCGCCCCTGCGAGTGCGGCAACCGTGGATGTTGGGAGCAGTACGCCTCGGGCCGGGTCCTGAGTCGGCGCGCGGCGGCCGAGGTGGGCGGAGGCAGCCCGCTGGGCCGCCGTCTCGTCGAGCTGGCGGTGGGCGAGGGCCTGGCGCCGCACCAGGTCGACGGCACGCACGTGACGCGGCTGGCCCGCGCCGGGGACGCGACCGCCCGCGAGTGGATCGCCGAGGTCGGCCAGTGGCTGGGGGTCGGCATCGCGAATCTCGCGGCCGCCCTCGACCCGGGCATCTTCGTGATCGGTGGCGGCGTCAGCGACGCGGACGACCTGCTGCTGCTGCCCGCCCGTGCGGCCTACTCCGCAGCACTGACCGGACGCGGCTACCGCGCCGAGGCGAGGGTCGTGAAGGCCCACCTGGGGGCGGACGCCGGACTGGTCGGCGCGGCCGACATGGCCCGGATCACAGCACGGCGCCGTCGTCCGGCCCATCCCGCCGCCCGGGCCCGTGTGAGGGCAGCTGCGAGATCAGGTAGATCGCCCCGGCGACGAAGATGA
- a CDS encoding AMP-dependent synthetase/ligase translates to MTEPHPLPSTSSDPYGGNLTLDVLDRLADRDAVALSRLTSRGWTDVTIGTFHREVTAVAKGLVAHGIEPGDRVALLSKTRYEWTLLDYAIWWAGAVTVPIYETSSVAQIAWILADSGAAGCVAESAAHVERVNAASADAPSLRAVWSLQSDAVAALVAAGRDVSDDDLEARRAAVTAESPATIVYTSGTTGRPKGCVLTHGNLRAELAGALEILPDLFGQDDATTLLFLPLAHVFARIIQVGAIRSGATLGHTADVGDLVGHLGEFRPTFVLAVPRVFEKVFNSASAKAWADGRGPVFDRAAATAIAYSRAQVDGGRPGVALRARHRVFDRLVYGRIRDALGGRAAWAISGGAPLGERLAHFYRGIGVTVLEGYGLTETTAALCVNTPDDQRIGTVGRPFPRTEARVADDGELQFRGPQVFSGYWNDPEATAQVLDEHGWFSTGDLGEIDDDGFVRITGRKKEILVTAGGKNVAPAVLEDQVRAHAVVSQCVVVGDGKPFIAALVTVDREAWDGPLDSPDLRAKVQAAVDEANAQVSQAESIRSFSILAEDFTEDNGYLTPSLKVRRHAVLRDFHDHIEALFVR, encoded by the coding sequence GTGACCGAACCGCACCCGCTGCCGTCGACGTCCTCGGACCCCTACGGGGGCAACCTGACCCTCGACGTCCTGGACCGACTGGCGGACCGCGACGCCGTGGCCCTGTCGCGACTGACGTCGCGCGGCTGGACCGACGTGACGATCGGCACCTTCCACCGTGAGGTGACGGCGGTCGCCAAGGGGCTCGTGGCGCACGGCATCGAGCCGGGTGACCGGGTCGCCCTGCTGAGCAAGACGCGCTACGAGTGGACCCTGCTCGACTACGCCATCTGGTGGGCCGGCGCCGTGACCGTGCCGATCTACGAGACCTCGTCGGTGGCCCAGATCGCCTGGATCCTGGCCGACTCCGGCGCTGCCGGCTGCGTCGCCGAGTCGGCCGCCCACGTCGAGCGCGTCAACGCCGCGAGCGCCGACGCCCCGAGCCTGCGGGCCGTGTGGTCCCTGCAGTCCGATGCGGTGGCGGCCCTCGTGGCCGCGGGCCGCGACGTGTCCGACGACGACCTCGAGGCCCGCCGGGCCGCCGTGACCGCCGAGTCCCCCGCCACCATCGTCTACACCTCGGGCACCACCGGCCGCCCGAAGGGCTGCGTGCTGACGCACGGGAACCTGAGGGCCGAGCTGGCCGGAGCCCTGGAGATCCTCCCCGACCTGTTCGGGCAGGACGATGCCACCACCCTGCTGTTCCTGCCCCTGGCGCACGTGTTCGCCCGCATCATCCAGGTCGGGGCGATCCGCTCCGGCGCGACGCTCGGACACACCGCCGACGTCGGTGACCTGGTCGGCCACCTCGGTGAGTTCCGGCCCACCTTCGTGCTGGCCGTGCCCCGGGTCTTCGAGAAGGTCTTCAACTCCGCCAGCGCCAAGGCCTGGGCCGACGGCCGCGGCCCGGTGTTCGACCGGGCGGCCGCGACCGCGATCGCCTACAGCCGGGCCCAGGTGGACGGCGGCCGCCCCGGCGTGGCGCTCCGGGCGCGTCACCGGGTCTTCGACCGGCTGGTGTACGGCCGGATCAGGGACGCCCTGGGCGGACGTGCCGCCTGGGCGATCTCCGGTGGTGCGCCCCTGGGCGAGCGCCTTGCGCACTTCTACCGCGGCATCGGGGTCACGGTGCTGGAGGGCTACGGCCTGACCGAGACCACCGCCGCCCTGTGCGTCAACACTCCTGACGACCAGCGGATCGGCACGGTGGGGCGACCCTTCCCGCGGACCGAGGCCCGGGTCGCGGACGACGGCGAGCTGCAGTTCCGCGGCCCCCAGGTGTTCTCCGGCTACTGGAACGACCCCGAGGCCACCGCCCAGGTCCTCGACGAGCACGGCTGGTTCTCCACCGGTGACCTCGGCGAGATCGACGACGACGGCTTCGTCCGGATCACCGGCCGCAAGAAGGAGATCCTGGTGACGGCCGGCGGCAAGAACGTCGCCCCGGCGGTGCTCGAGGACCAGGTCCGCGCCCACGCCGTCGTCAGCCAGTGTGTGGTGGTCGGCGACGGCAAACCGTTCATCGCGGCCCTGGTGACCGTCGACCGTGAGGCCTGGGACGGACCGCTCGACTCCCCCGACCTGCGGGCGAAGGTGCAGGCCGCGGTCGACGAGGCCAACGCCCAGGTGTCCCAGGCCGAGTCCATCCGCAGCTTCTCGATCCTGGCCGAGGACTTCACCGAGGACAACGGCTACCTCACGCCGTCGCTGAAGGTCCGCCGGCACGCCGTCCTGCGCGACTTCCACGACCACATCGAGGCCCTGTTCGTACGGTGA
- a CDS encoding C40 family peptidase: MSTTRPSEPSSTTSTARPARSRLAAGAAALGLVAALLTVGAAVAEPDRAATVAEVEQAFERAEAANEQVNQLGVQIERTQADIAALDAEISAVGAEYEQRRTALGEALVEQQLAAPLGPTVSLLGSEDPEAFLEGLGAVQALNTSRAEALDEFSAVSRKLQNRRAQLEDLRTTLEADEASADEIRKDVQAQYRAAQAALERLPAEERRTLTASNTTIDFAVVAPSARGQAAIDFALAQVGKPYVYGGTGPNGYDCSGLVQASFRAAGASIPRVVGPQYQAAQQISMDQLQPGDIVFYGDMSHNGIYLGDGRVVHAPRPGKTVEITGMGGFTKAARVG; the protein is encoded by the coding sequence GTGAGCACAACCCGACCGTCCGAACCGTCCAGCACCACCTCGACCGCACGCCCCGCCCGCAGCCGCCTTGCCGCGGGCGCAGCAGCGCTGGGTCTCGTGGCCGCCCTCCTCACCGTGGGCGCTGCCGTGGCCGAGCCCGATCGCGCTGCCACGGTCGCCGAGGTCGAGCAGGCGTTCGAGCGTGCGGAGGCCGCCAACGAGCAGGTCAACCAGCTCGGTGTCCAGATCGAGCGCACGCAGGCCGACATCGCCGCGCTCGACGCCGAGATCTCCGCCGTCGGGGCCGAGTACGAGCAGCGTCGCACGGCCTTGGGCGAGGCCCTGGTGGAGCAGCAGCTCGCCGCGCCCCTGGGTCCGACCGTCAGCCTGCTCGGCAGCGAGGACCCCGAGGCCTTCCTCGAGGGTCTCGGCGCCGTCCAGGCCCTCAACACCTCCCGGGCCGAGGCGCTCGACGAGTTCAGTGCCGTCAGCCGCAAGCTGCAGAACCGTCGCGCGCAGCTGGAGGACCTGCGGACCACGCTGGAGGCCGACGAGGCCTCGGCCGACGAGATCCGCAAGGACGTCCAGGCGCAGTACCGCGCGGCCCAGGCCGCGCTCGAGCGACTTCCCGCCGAGGAGCGACGCACCCTGACGGCCAGCAACACCACCATCGACTTCGCCGTCGTGGCGCCGAGTGCCCGCGGTCAGGCAGCCATCGACTTCGCGCTGGCCCAGGTCGGCAAGCCGTACGTGTACGGCGGCACCGGACCCAACGGCTACGACTGCTCGGGTCTGGTCCAGGCCTCCTTCCGTGCCGCCGGAGCCAGCATCCCGCGCGTCGTCGGTCCGCAGTACCAGGCCGCGCAGCAGATCTCGATGGACCAGCTGCAGCCCGGGGACATCGTGTTCTACGGCGACATGTCGCACAACGGCATCTACCTCGGCGACGGTCGCGTCGTGCACGCCCCGCGTCCGGGCAAGACGGTCGAGATCACCGGCATGGGCGGCTTCACCAAGGCCGCCCGGGTTGGCTGA
- a CDS encoding DEDD exonuclease domain-containing protein translates to MDQQRAEQAWGQGSFGQGSFDDLGRLLVDVTFCVVDLETTGGSPQKGSRITEIGAVLVRGGEVLGEFQTLVNPDESIPAFITVLTGITDQMVVQAPRIAEALPSFLEFARGSVLVAHNAPFDTGFLRHAAAELQIPWPRFEVLDTALLARRVLLAGEVRNCKLGTLAAHVGATTTPNHRALSDARATVDVLHHLFERLGPLGVHSLEEARAYTSTVTPAQRRKRHLADKVPNAAGVYLFRDRADDVLYVGTSADLRRRVRTYFTRSETRSRMGEMVMLAERIETVVCATALEARVRELRLIAHHRPPYNRRSKDPARTTWVKLTQEPWPRISLVPQVRDDGADYIGPFRSRAEAVEATHAVHDTFAIRQCTDRMGRTSRRSPCVLAEMDRCLSPCDGSADPEVYAIEVGRVRSALTADPVEVVDRIGDRMRDLAADERFEDAALWRDRLQALVRGADRTHRLRELTAEPEIVAAAPHADGWEMHVVRHGRLAAAGVLPRGTEYRGWLDVLLATAETVTPGPGPAPAALVEETEVIRRWLTGDGVRLVDGTWVTPLASAARHLPPPPRWP, encoded by the coding sequence ATGGATCAGCAGCGGGCGGAGCAGGCCTGGGGACAGGGTTCGTTCGGGCAGGGCTCCTTCGACGACCTGGGACGGCTGCTGGTCGACGTCACCTTCTGCGTCGTCGATCTCGAGACCACCGGCGGTTCGCCGCAGAAGGGTTCGCGCATCACCGAGATCGGGGCCGTCCTCGTGCGGGGCGGCGAGGTGCTCGGCGAGTTCCAGACGCTGGTCAACCCGGACGAGTCCATCCCGGCCTTCATCACGGTCCTGACCGGCATCACCGACCAGATGGTCGTGCAGGCGCCTCGCATCGCCGAGGCGCTGCCGAGCTTCCTGGAGTTCGCCCGCGGATCGGTCCTGGTGGCGCACAACGCGCCGTTCGACACCGGCTTCCTGCGGCACGCGGCCGCCGAGCTGCAGATCCCGTGGCCACGCTTCGAGGTGCTGGACACCGCGCTACTCGCGCGCCGCGTCCTGCTGGCCGGCGAGGTCCGCAACTGCAAGCTCGGCACCCTCGCGGCCCACGTCGGCGCCACCACCACCCCCAACCACCGTGCCCTCTCCGACGCGCGCGCCACCGTCGACGTGCTCCACCACCTCTTCGAACGGCTCGGCCCGCTCGGCGTGCACAGCCTCGAGGAGGCGCGGGCCTACACCTCCACCGTCACCCCGGCGCAGCGCCGCAAACGCCACCTGGCCGACAAGGTCCCGAACGCCGCGGGCGTCTACCTCTTCCGCGACCGCGCCGACGACGTCCTCTACGTGGGCACCTCGGCCGACCTGCGCCGTCGGGTCCGCACCTACTTCACCCGGTCCGAGACCAGGTCCAGGATGGGCGAGATGGTCATGCTGGCCGAACGGATCGAGACCGTCGTGTGCGCCACCGCCCTGGAGGCCCGGGTCCGTGAGCTCCGACTCATCGCCCACCACCGACCGCCGTACAACCGCCGGTCCAAGGACCCGGCCCGCACCACGTGGGTCAAGCTCACGCAGGAGCCGTGGCCCCGGATCTCCTTGGTGCCGCAGGTGCGTGACGACGGGGCCGACTACATCGGTCCGTTCAGGTCCCGCGCCGAGGCGGTCGAGGCGACCCATGCCGTGCACGACACCTTCGCCATCCGTCAGTGCACCGACCGGATGGGCCGGACCTCGCGCCGGTCGCCCTGCGTGCTGGCCGAGATGGACCGTTGCCTGTCGCCCTGCGACGGCAGCGCCGACCCGGAGGTCTACGCGATCGAGGTCGGGCGGGTCCGCTCGGCGCTCACCGCCGACCCGGTCGAGGTCGTCGACCGGATCGGTGACCGGATGCGCGACCTCGCGGCCGACGAACGGTTCGAGGACGCGGCGCTGTGGCGCGACCGGCTGCAGGCGCTGGTGCGCGGCGCCGACCGCACCCACCGGCTCCGCGAGCTCACCGCCGAGCCCGAGATCGTCGCGGCGGCACCCCACGCCGACGGGTGGGAGATGCACGTGGTGCGCCACGGCCGGCTGGCAGCGGCGGGCGTCCTGCCACGAGGCACCGAGTACCGCGGGTGGCTCGACGTCCTGCTCGCCACCGCCGAGACGGTCACCCCCGGCCCCGGCCCCGCTCCCGCGGCCCTCGTGGAGGAAACCGAGGTGATTCGGCGCTGGCTCACCGGAGACGGGGTCCGCCTGGTCGACGGCACGTGGGTCACCCCCCTGGCGTCGGCAGCCCGCCATCTCCCCCCACCTCCCCGCTGGCCGTGA
- a CDS encoding SRPBCC family protein, translating to MARTSSDIVIDAPADEIMAVIADFPAYPDWATGVRVAEVVDAGTGGRADRVHFALDANPIRDEYTLGYVWDGDRSVSWELVEAGTMLTSLVGAYQLEPAPGGGTKVTYQLRVDVSIPLLGMLKRKAEKVIIDSALKGLKQHVEATRA from the coding sequence ATGGCGCGCACGTCGAGCGACATCGTCATCGACGCCCCGGCCGACGAGATCATGGCCGTCATCGCCGACTTCCCGGCATACCCGGACTGGGCGACCGGGGTCCGGGTCGCCGAGGTGGTCGACGCCGGTACCGGCGGCCGGGCCGACCGGGTCCACTTCGCCCTGGACGCCAACCCGATTCGCGACGAGTACACCCTGGGCTACGTGTGGGACGGCGACCGGTCGGTCTCCTGGGAGCTGGTCGAGGCCGGGACGATGCTGACCTCGCTGGTCGGTGCCTACCAGCTCGAGCCGGCTCCCGGTGGTGGCACGAAGGTCACCTACCAGCTGCGGGTCGACGTCTCCATCCCGCTGCTCGGCATGCTGAAGCGCAAGGCCGAGAAGGTCATCATCGACTCGGCGTTGAAGGGCCTGAAGCAGCACGTCGAGGCGACGCGTGCCTGA
- a CDS encoding ROK family protein, with amino-acid sequence MTTGVAVGVDVGGTKIAAGVVDHDGRIVARGRITTPTEASAIPGAVAALVHEVAGGAGVDTVGVGAAGFIAADRRTVRFAPNIDWEDEPLAATLEPLVGATVVVENDANAAAWGEFRFGAGRAHDDLLLVTVGTGVGGGIVSAGQLLRGAHGIAAEVGHLCLVPDGRACPCGQRGCLEQYASGTALVRSAARHSEPGTVVDGAEVTRRAAGGDAEAQQLLADLGERLGRGIAALVAVLDPAVVVVGGGVGAAGDLLLEPVRRSLNAHVTGGRRRPVAEVLPAVLGNDAGLIGAADLGRAG; translated from the coding sequence GTGACGACCGGCGTCGCCGTCGGCGTCGACGTCGGTGGTACCAAGATCGCGGCCGGCGTCGTGGACCACGACGGACGGATCGTGGCCCGGGGCAGGATCACCACCCCGACGGAGGCCTCGGCGATCCCCGGTGCGGTCGCCGCCCTGGTCCACGAGGTGGCCGGTGGTGCGGGCGTCGACACCGTCGGCGTCGGAGCCGCAGGGTTCATCGCCGCGGACCGCCGCACGGTGCGGTTCGCTCCCAACATCGACTGGGAGGACGAGCCCCTCGCGGCGACCCTGGAACCGCTGGTCGGGGCCACCGTGGTGGTCGAGAACGACGCGAACGCCGCGGCCTGGGGCGAGTTCAGGTTCGGGGCGGGCCGGGCCCACGACGACCTCCTCCTCGTGACGGTGGGCACGGGGGTCGGCGGGGGCATCGTCAGCGCTGGGCAGCTCCTCCGCGGCGCCCACGGCATCGCCGCCGAGGTCGGACACCTCTGCCTGGTGCCCGACGGCAGGGCGTGCCCGTGCGGCCAGCGGGGCTGTCTGGAGCAGTACGCCAGCGGCACGGCCCTGGTCCGGTCCGCCGCACGGCACAGCGAGCCCGGGACCGTCGTCGACGGCGCCGAGGTGACCCGTCGGGCCGCCGGGGGCGATGCGGAGGCCCAGCAGCTGCTGGCCGACCTCGGCGAGCGCCTGGGCCGGGGGATCGCGGCCCTCGTGGCCGTGCTCGACCCCGCGGTGGTGGTGGTCGGCGGGGGCGTCGGCGCGGCAGGTGACCTGCTGCTCGAGCCCGTCCGTCGCTCGCTGAACGCCCACGTGACCGGCGGCCGGCGACGTCCGGTGGCCGAGGTCCTCCCTGCCGTCCTGGGCAACGACGCGGGTCTCATCGGGGCGGCCGACCTGGGGCGGGCCGGCTGA
- a CDS encoding VOC family protein, which translates to MSPTHHTFDYIEIAAPDLEAGRTFYADVFGWTFVEYGPDYVAISSPSGDGEVGGLDRAGVPGRGGPLVVLYSDDLDATVEAVRTAGGTIVQEPFVFPGGRRFSFTDPAGNELAVWGQP; encoded by the coding sequence ATGAGCCCCACGCACCACACCTTCGACTACATCGAGATCGCCGCGCCGGACCTCGAGGCCGGCCGGACCTTCTACGCCGACGTGTTCGGCTGGACGTTCGTCGAGTACGGCCCCGACTACGTCGCGATCAGCTCGCCGTCGGGCGACGGCGAGGTCGGCGGTCTCGACCGTGCCGGCGTCCCCGGCCGGGGCGGTCCGCTCGTCGTGCTCTACTCCGACGACCTCGACGCGACCGTCGAGGCCGTGCGGACGGCGGGCGGCACGATCGTGCAGGAGCCGTTCGTCTTCCCGGGCGGACGGCGCTTCTCGTTCACCGACCCGGCCGGCAACGAGCTCGCGGTGTGGGGCCAGCCGTGA
- a CDS encoding lysophospholipid acyltransferase family protein has translation MFYWFLKFLALGPLLRLIFRPWAEGTENVPREGAVILASNHLSYSDWLFTPLALPRRVTFVAKAEYFEGPGIKGWFQKTFFSGAGQVPIDRTSGSAAAGAIRTQLRLLSEGSICGIYPEGTRSHDGKLYRGRTGVARLALEAGVPVIPMAVINTDVVAPPGKIFGRMARPGVRFGTPLDFSRYEGMEDDRYILRAITDEIMYEIMRLSDQEYVDLYAQDAKKRDREAEREAAKVAARTESDEVWDEIKPD, from the coding sequence GTGTTCTACTGGTTCCTCAAGTTCCTGGCCCTGGGGCCCCTGCTGCGGCTCATCTTCCGGCCGTGGGCCGAAGGGACGGAGAACGTCCCCCGCGAGGGGGCCGTGATCCTCGCGAGCAACCACCTGTCGTACAGCGACTGGCTGTTCACGCCGCTGGCCCTGCCCCGCCGGGTCACCTTCGTGGCGAAGGCCGAGTACTTCGAGGGGCCCGGGATCAAGGGATGGTTCCAGAAGACCTTCTTCTCCGGTGCCGGGCAGGTGCCGATCGACCGCACCAGCGGATCGGCCGCCGCGGGAGCGATCCGCACCCAGCTGCGACTGCTCTCCGAGGGCAGCATCTGTGGCATCTACCCCGAGGGCACCCGCTCCCACGACGGCAAGCTGTACCGGGGCCGGACCGGTGTCGCCCGGTTGGCGCTGGAGGCCGGCGTCCCGGTCATCCCCATGGCGGTCATCAACACCGACGTCGTGGCCCCGCCCGGCAAGATCTTCGGCCGCATGGCGCGACCGGGCGTGCGGTTCGGCACGCCGTTGGACTTCAGCCGCTACGAAGGCATGGAGGACGACCGCTACATCCTGCGGGCGATCACCGACGAGATCATGTACGAGATCATGCGACTGTCCGACCAGGAGTACGTCGACCTGTACGCGCAGGACGCCAAGAAGCGGGACCGGGAGGCCGAGCGTGAGGCGGCGAAGGTCGCCGCACGGACGGAGTCCGACGAGGTGTGGGACGAGATCAAGCCCGACTGA
- the trpD gene encoding anthranilate phosphoribosyltransferase, producing the protein MSTTWPDLLSSLVRGDDLDTASTAWAMEQILSGAATDAQIAGFAVALRAKGETLDELQGLVDAMLAAASLLDVPDRVVDIVGTGGDRADTVNISSMSAVVAAGAGVGVVKHGNRSASSTTGSADVLEALGVRLDVPADRIVEVYDRAGITFCFAPVFHPSMRHAGPVRRQLGIATAFNFLGPLTNPASPAALAIGCADLRMAPLMAGVLARRGADALVFRGDDGLDEITTTTTSRGWMVWKGQVHESVLDPRDLGFTLSAPEALRGGDVAHNADVFRRVLAGEPGPVQDAVLLNAGAGIAAHAFGHGDLNARIAAGVEAALTSIESGAAADVLDRWVATTAALAPPV; encoded by the coding sequence ATGTCGACCACCTGGCCCGACCTCCTGTCGTCCCTCGTGAGGGGTGACGACCTCGACACCGCGTCGACGGCCTGGGCGATGGAGCAGATCCTCTCCGGCGCGGCCACCGATGCGCAGATCGCAGGATTCGCGGTCGCGCTGCGCGCCAAGGGCGAGACCCTCGACGAGCTCCAGGGGCTGGTCGACGCGATGCTGGCCGCGGCGAGCCTGCTGGACGTCCCCGACCGGGTGGTCGACATCGTCGGCACCGGTGGCGACCGCGCGGACACCGTGAACATCTCGTCGATGTCGGCCGTGGTCGCGGCCGGCGCGGGGGTCGGCGTGGTCAAGCACGGCAACCGTTCGGCCTCGAGCACCACCGGCTCGGCCGACGTGCTGGAGGCGCTCGGTGTCCGGCTCGACGTGCCGGCCGACCGGATCGTCGAGGTCTACGACCGGGCCGGCATCACCTTCTGCTTCGCGCCGGTGTTCCACCCGTCGATGCGGCACGCCGGACCGGTGCGGCGTCAGCTCGGCATCGCGACCGCCTTCAACTTCCTCGGCCCGTTGACCAACCCCGCGTCGCCCGCGGCGTTGGCGATCGGGTGTGCCGACCTGCGCATGGCGCCCCTGATGGCCGGTGTGCTCGCCCGTCGCGGTGCGGACGCCCTGGTCTTCCGGGGCGACGACGGGCTCGACGAGATCACCACCACCACCACGTCACGCGGCTGGATGGTGTGGAAGGGACAGGTGCACGAGTCGGTGCTCGACCCCCGTGACCTCGGTTTCACCCTGTCGGCGCCCGAGGCACTGCGGGGCGGCGATGTCGCCCACAACGCGGACGTGTTCCGCCGGGTGCTGGCCGGAGAACCCGGGCCGGTGCAGGACGCCGTGCTGCTGAACGCCGGCGCGGGGATCGCTGCCCATGCGTTCGGTCACGGCGACCTGAACGCCCGCATCGCCGCGGGTGTGGAGGCCGCCCTGACCTCCATCGAGTCCGGCGCCGCGGCCGACGTGCTGGACCGCTGGGTGGCGACGACCGCGGCCCTCGCGCCCCCCGTCTGA